One stretch of Chaetodon auriga isolate fChaAug3 chromosome 18, fChaAug3.hap1, whole genome shotgun sequence DNA includes these proteins:
- the gpr176 gene encoding G-protein coupled receptor 176, with product MDSGSRVATVGDGAANFTAAHLRLDLLNASSPPTRWDSSPPAEGTGLDEQQRLIREQAYRDFTTTVQVLILISSLLGNATVLWCTCCTNVFKSVTNRFIKNLACSGICVGLVCVPFDVALGVSPRCCWWLHTLLLCKALKFLHKLFCSVTVLSFSAIALDRYYSVLYPLERKISDARSRDLVIYIWVHAAVASLPVFAVTNVTDVYVTSSCSDDHARSLGHMVYVLIYNITTVILPLALVFLFMLLIRRALSASQKKKVIIAALRTPQNSISIPYVSQREAELHATLLAVVLAFSACSAPYGALVVYRTILADAKELPISLYLTALWLPKVSLLTNPLLFLTVNRSARHSWLDLLARIHRRYSRRNVVSTGGLASLGAEGVIGEPVGLETAGRSGSQLLEMFNIGQQQIFRPSEEEEEEEDVENEIPSQGSGGCSGPKEDHKGGSRLGSLRAEVITKKDPLQVTGGGLVITKDGPPAIVAPRASPVHTCAYASSSQVAPATPTEAEDSTQFGFGPFELPPQWLPETRNSKKRLLPPLGNTPEELIQTKLPRPRPERRISRNNKVSTIPTVDP from the exons ATGGATAGCGGGAGCCGGGTTGCGACGGTCGGGGACGGTGCAGCCAATTTCACAGCAGCCCACCTCAGGCTGGATCTACTGAACGCTTCGAGCCCGCCGACCCGGTGGGACAGCAGCCCACCTGCCGAGGGGACCGGGCTGGATGAGCAGCAGCGCCTCATCCGAGAGCAAGCCTACCGGGACTTCACCACCACCGTTCAGGTTCTCATCCTCATAAGTTCGCTACTCG GAAATGCCACGGTGTTGTGGTGCACCTGTTGCACAAACGTCTTTAAATCTGTGACTAACCGATTCATCAAGAACCTGGCGTGCTCGGGTATCTGCGTCGGCCTGGTCTGCGTTCCCTTCGACGTTGCGCTCGGAGTCAGCCCTCGCTGCTGCTGGTGgcttcacactctgctgctctgcaaggCCCTCAAGTTCCTCCATAAGCTCTTCTGCTCGGTCACTGTGCTTAGTTTCAGTGCCATCGCACTTGACAG ATACTACTCTGTGCTGTACCCGTTAGAGAGGAAGATCTCAGATGCAAGATCCCGAGATCTTGTCATCTATATCTGGGTCCATGCGGCGGTGGCGAGCCTCCCCGTGTTCGCTGTGACCAACGTGACGGATGTGTACGTCACCTCGTCCTGCTCAGATGACCACGCCCGCTCCCTGGGCCACATGGTGTACGTGCTGATCTACAACATCACCACGGTGATCCTCCCTCTCGCTCTGGTCttcctcttcatgctgctgatcCGCAGAGCGCTCAGTGCCAgccagaagaagaaggtgatAATAGCGGCGCTGCGAACTCCCCAGAACAGCATCTCCATCCCGTATGTGTCccagagagaggctgagctACACGCCACCCTGCTGGCTGTGGTGCTGGCTTTCTCAGCCTGCAGCGCCCCCTATGGGGCCTTGGTGGTTTATCGCACCATTTTGGCGGACGCTAAAGAGCTGCCCATCTCACTGTATCTGACAGCCCTCTGGCTACCCAAGGTGTCCCTGCTCACCAATCCGCTTTTGTTTCTAACTGTTAACCGCTCAGCTCGTCATAGCTGGCTGGACCTGCTGGCCAGGATTCACAGACGTTACAGCCGCCGTAACGTGGTCAGCACCGGGGGTTTGGCCTCTttaggagcagagggagtgatCGGGGAGCCGGTGGGACTGGAGACAGCCGGCCGGTCTGGGAGCCAACTTCTGGAGATGTTTAACATCGGCCAGCAGCAGATCTTCAGGccctctgaggaagaagaggaagaagaggatgtaGAGAATGAGATCCCTTCTCAAGGATCGGGAGGCTGCTCTGGACCCAAAGAGGACCACAAGGGTGGGTCAAGACTGGGGAGCCTCAGAGCAGAAGTGATCACCAAAAAGGACCCTCTGCAGGTGACTGGGGGAGGGCTGGTCATCACCAAGGACGGCCCTCCTGCAATCGTAGCGCCCCGGGCCTCTCCGGTCCACACATGTGCTTATGCCTCTTCGTCTCAGGTGGCACCAGCTACACCTACAGAAGCTGAAGACTCCACACAGTTTGGTTTTGGACCCTTCGAGCTGCCGCCTCAGTGGTTACCAGAGACCAGAAACAGCAAGAAGAGGCTGCTGCCTCCGCTGGGTAACACACCTGAGGAGCTGATCCAGACCAAGCTGCCCAGGCCGCGGCCTGAACGGAGAATCAGCCGGAACAACAAAGTCAGCACCATCCCCACTGTGGACCCATGA
- the acot20 gene encoding acyl-coenzyme A thioesterase 1: MASSQIRLRILPSARCLFNNRVQVKVEGLAPHKPVELRSRLVDDRGTIFKASAQYKADESGQVDVCRAPSLGGSYTGVEPMGLFWSLAPETPHSKLLKKNVLSPTLVEIEALSGESGKLLASETNERGFMVEGMKRIPVEEGRIRGVLFVPPGKGPFPGIVDMYTFGGGLTEPRASLLASNGFVVLALAYLGYKGLPKKPESLDLEYFEEAVTYLRTQPEVQGPGIGIISISHSGCMALAMSSFLSGISATVCINAFLANTVLPMRYKDIVIPPLTPVLENIKFSDSGLIDICDATPDPILEENRASLFPIERASCQFLFAVSEDDHNWNSALSAKRAAEILRNHGKETFKVVTYPKAGHFLEVPHMPFCPSTFHAAVGSEVLFGGEPKAHSEAQLDLWEKVQEFFKSHLGNKSTS, translated from the exons ATGGCCTCCTCACAGATCCGCCTGAGAATTCTCCCCAGCGCTCGTTGTCTCTTCAATAATCGGGTGCAGGTAAAAGTAGAGGGACTTGCTCCTCACAAACCAGTTGAACTGAGGTCCAGACTGGTGGATGACAGAGGGACGATTTTCAAGGCTTCGGCCCAGTACAAAGCGGATGAAAGTGGCCAGGTGGACGTCTGCCGTGCGCCCTCTCTGGGAGGAAGTTACACCGGAGTGGAGCCTATGGGTTTGTTTTGGTCCCTGGCACCAGAGACCCCGCACAGTAAACTCCTGAAGAAGAATGTGCTCAGCCCAACCCTGGTGGAGATAGAAGCACTGAGTGGAGAGTCCGGCAAGCTGTTAGCCTCTGAAACCAACGAGAGAGGGTTCATGGTAGAGGGGATGAAGAGAATACCTGTGGAAGAGGGAAGAATTCGAGGAGTCCTCTTTGTACCACCAG GAAAGGGCCCATTTCCAGGAATAGTGGATATGTACACATTTGGTGGAGGTCTTACTGAGCCCAGAGCCAGCCTCCTGGCAAGTAATGGCTTTGTTGTTCTGGCACTGGCCTATTTAGGCTACAAGGGTTTACCAAAAAAACCAGAAAGCTTGGATTTAGAGTACTTTGAAGAGGCTGTGACATATCTCAGGACACAGCCAGAG GTTCAAGGTCCTGGGATTGGCATCATATCAATCTCACACAGTGGCTGTATGGCTTTGGCAatgtcctctttcctctctggcaTCTCAGCGACCGTCTGCATTAATGCTTTTCTTGCAAATACTGTGCTTCCCATGCGCTACAAGGACATTGTTATACCTCCACTTACCCCTGTCCTTGAGAATATTAAATTCTCAGACTCCGGGCTTATAGACATATGCGATGCCACACCAGACCCCATCTTGGAAGAGAACAGGGCGTCATTGTTTCCAATTGAACGTGCAAGTTGCCAGTTCCTGTTTGCCGTTTCTGAAGATGACCACAACTGGAACAGTGCACTTTCTGCCAAGCGGGCTGCTGAAATTCTGAGAAATCACGGCAAAGAGACTTTTAAGGTGGTAACATACCCTAAAGCTGGACACTTTTTGGAAGTCCCTCACATGCCGTTCTGTCCGTCCACGTTTCATGCAGCAGTAGGGAGTGAGGTATTGTTTGGTGGAGAGCCAAAAGCCCACTCTGAGGCTCAGCTGGACCTGTGGGAAAAAGTCCAGGAGTTCTTCAAGAGCCACTTGGGCAACAAGAGCACTTCTTAG
- the LOC143336394 gene encoding acyl-coenzyme A thioesterase 1-like, which produces MASSQIRLRILPSARCLFNNQVQIKVEGLAPHKPVELRSRLVDDRGTIFKASAQYKADENGQVDVCCAPSLGGSYTGVEPMGLFWSLAPEIPHSKLLKKNVLSPTLVEIEALSGETGKLLASETNERGFMVEGMKRIPVEEGRIRGVLFVPPGKGPFPGIVDMYTLGGGLTEPRASLLASNGFVVLALAYLGYKGLPKKPESFDLEYFEEAVTYLRTQPEVQGPGIGIMSISHSGCMALAMSSFLSGISATVCINACVANSFLPIRYKDIVIPSLTPVYKNIKISDSGLMDIHDATTDPILEENRASLFPIERASCQFLFAVSEDDHNWNSALSAKRAAEILRNHGKESFKVVTYPKAGHLLDVPHTPLCLSAYHAAVQREVLFGGEPKAHSEAQLDLWEKVQEFFKSHLGNKSTS; this is translated from the exons ATGGCCTCCTCACAGATCCGCCTGAGAATTCTCCCCAGCGCTCGTTGTCTCTTCAATAATCAGGTGCAGATAAAAGTAGAGGGACTTGCTCCTCACAAACCAGTTGAACTGAGGTCCAGACTGGTGGATGACAGAGGGACGATTTTCAAGGCTTCGGCCCAGTACAAAGCGGATGAAAATGGCCAGGTGGACGTCTGCTGTGCGCCCTCTCTGGGAGGAAGTTACACCGGAGTGGAGCCTATGGGTTTGTTTTGGTCCCTGGCACCAGAGATCCCGCACAGTAAACTCCTGAAGAAGAATGTGCTCAGCCCAACCCTGGTGGAGATAGAAGCACTGAGTGGAGAGACCGGCAAGCTGTTAGCCTCTGAAACCAACGAGAGAGGGTTCATGGTAGAGGGGATGAAGAGAATACCTGTGGAAGAGGGAAGAATTCGAGGAGTCCTCTTTGTACCACCAG GAAAGGGCCCATTCCCAGGAATAGTGGATATGTACACACTTGGTGGAGGTCTTACTGAGCCCAGAGCCAGCCTCCTGGCAAGTAATGGCTTTGTTGTTCTGGCACTGGCCTATTTAGGCTACAAGGGTTTACCAAAAAAACCAGAAAGCTTTGATTTGGAGTACTTTGAAGAGGCTGTGACATATCTCAGGACACAGCCAGAG GTTCAAGGTCCTGGGATTGGCATCATGTCAATCTCACACAGTGGCTGTATGGCTTTGGCAatgtcctctttcctctctggcaTCTCAGCGACCGTCTGCATTAATGCTTGTGTTGCAAATTCTTTTCTTCCCATACGCTACAAGGACATTGTTATACCTTCACTTACTCCTGTCTATAAGAATATTAAAATCTCAGACTCCGGCCTTATGGACATACACGATGCCACAACAGACCCCATCTTGGAAGAGAACAGGGCGTCATTGTTTCCAATTGAACGTGCAAGTTGCCAGTTCCTGTTTGCCGTTTCTGAAGATGACCACAACTGGAACAGTGCACTTTCTGCCAAGCGGGCTGCTGAAATTCTGAGAAATCACGGCAAAGAGTCTTTTAAGGTGGTAACATACCCTAAAGCTGGACACCTTTTGGATGTCCCTCACACGCCGCTCTGTCTGTCCGCATATCATGCAGCAGTACAGAGGGAGGTCTTGTTTGGTGGAGAGCCAAAAGCCCACTCTGAGGCTCAGCTGGACCTGTGGGAAAAAGTCCAGGAGTTCTTCAAGAGCCACTTGGGCAACAAGAGCACTTCTTAG
- the LOC143336428 gene encoding acyl-coenzyme A thioesterase 1-like → MASSQIRLKILPSARCLFNNQVQIKVEGLAPHKPVELRSRLVDDRGTIFKASAQYKADENGQVDVCCAPSLGGSYTGVEPMGLFWSLAPETPHSKFLKKNVLSPTLVEIEALSGETGKLLASETNERGFMVEGMKRIPVEEGRIRGVLFVPPGKGPFPGIVDMYTLGGGLTEPRASLLASNGFVVLALAYLGYKVLPKKPESFDLEYFEEAVTYLRTQPEVQGPGIGIMSISHSGCMALAMSSFLSGISATVCINAYVANSFLPIRYKDIVIPPLTPVYKNIKNSDSGLIDICDATTDPILEENRASLVPIERASCQFLFAVSEDDHNWNSALSAKRAAEILRNHSKETFKVVTYPKAGHLLDVPHTPFCLSAYHAAVGSEVLFGGEPKAHSEAQLDLWEKVQEFFKSHLGNKSTS, encoded by the exons ATGGCCTCCTCACAGATCCGCCTGAAAATTCTCCCCAGCGCTCGTTGTCTCTTCAATAATCAGGTGCAGATAAAAGTAGAGGGACTTGCTCCTCACAAACCAGTTGAACTGAGGTCCAGACTGGTGGATGACAGAGGGACGATTTTCAAGGCTTCGGCCCAGTACAAAGCGGATGAAAATGGCCAGGTGGACGTCTGCTGTGCGCCCTCTCTGGGAGGAAGTTACACCGGAGTGGAGCCTATGGGTTTGTTTTGGTCCCTGGCACCAGAGACCCCACACAGTAAATTCCTGAAGAAGAATGTGCTCAGCCCAACCCTGGTGGAGATAGAAGCACTGAGTGGAGAGACCGGCAAGCTGTTAGCCTCTGAAACCAACGAGAGAGGGTTCATGGTAGAGGGGATGAAGAGAATACCTGTGGAAGAGGGAAGAATTCGAGGAGTCCTCTTTGTACCACCAG GAAAGGGTCCATTCCCAGGAATAGTGGATATGTACACACTTGGTGGAGGTCTTACTGAGCCCAGAGCCAGCCTCCTGGCAAGTAATGGCTTTGTTGTTCTGGCACTGGCCTATTTAGGCTACAAGGTTTTACCAAAAAAACCAGAAAGCTTTGATTTGGAGTACTTTGAAGAGGCTGTGACATATCTCAGGACACAGCCAGAG GTTCAAGGTCCTGGGATTGGCATCATGTCAATCTCACACAGTGGCTGTATGGCTTTGGCAatgtcctctttcctctctggcaTCTCAGCGACCGTCTGCATTAATGCTTATGTTGCAAATTCTTTTCTTCCCATACGCTACAAGGACATTGTTATACCACCACTTACTCCTGTCTATAAGAATATAAAAAACTCAGACTCCGGGCTTATAGACATATGCGATGCCACAACAGACCCCATCTTGGAAGAGAACAGGGCGTCATTGGTTCCAATTGAACGTGCAAGTTGCCAGTTCCTGTTTGCCGTTTCTGAAGATGACCACAACTGGAACAGTGCACTTTCTGCCAAGCGGGCTGCTGAAATTCTGAGAAATCACAGCAAAGAGACTTTTAAGGTGGTAACATACCCTAAAGCTGGACACCTTTTGGATGTCCCTCACACGCCGTTCTGTCTGTCCGCATATCATGCAGCAGTAGGGAGTGAGGTATTGTTTGGTGGAGAGCCAAAAGCCCACTCTGAGGCTCAGCTGGACCTGTGGGAAAAAGTCCAGGAGTTCTTCAAGAGCCACTTGGGCAACAAGAGCACTTCTTAG